The following proteins are encoded in a genomic region of Corylus avellana chromosome ca4, CavTom2PMs-1.0:
- the LOC132177231 gene encoding rust resistance kinase Lr10-like, producing the protein MNQKLSVLLKLKITGIVFSSFLSILAVFALYRIYNYDKAEKENQAKIKTFLEDYKNFKPTRFSYSDIKRITNQFVEKLGEGAYGTVFKGKLSNEVHVAVKMIMNTSKENGEEFINEVGTMGRIHHVNVVRLVGFCADGFRRALVYEFLPNYSLEKFISSVDTKNRFLGWDKLQDIAIGIAKGIDYLHQGCDQQILHFDIKPHNVLLDENFNPKISDFGLAKLCSKDQSAVSMTTARGTMGYIAPEVFSRNFGNVSYKSDIYSFGILLLEVVGGRKNVDITAEKTSQVVYFPEWIYNFLEQKEDLRVFIEDDGDAEIAKKLAIIGLWCIQWHPADRPSMKVVIQMLEGGHELTMPPNPFASTNPTRLKLNQELDVILEQE; encoded by the exons ATGAATCAGAAACTGA GTGTATTATTGAAGTTAAAGATCACTG GTATCGTCTTTAGTTCATTTCTATCAATACTAGCGGTCTTTGCTCTCTACCGTATCTACAACTATGAcaaagcagaaaaagaaaatcaagctaagatcaaaacatttttggagGATTACAAAAATTTCAAGCCCACCAGATTCTCGTACTCTGATATTAAGAGAATTACAAATCAATTTGTCGAAAAACTAGGTGAGGGTGCTTATGGAACAGTCTTCAAAGGAAAGCTTTCAAATGAAGTCCATGTTGCGGTGAAGATGATCATGAACACTTCTAAAGAAAACGGGGAAGAATTCATAAATGAAGTAGGGACAATGGGCAGGATTCATCATGTTAATGTAGTTCGCTTGGTTGGTTTCTGTGCAGATGGATTTCGACGTGCTCTAGTTTATGAGTTCTTACCAAATTATTCACTAGAGAAGTTCATATCTTCAGTGGACACTAAAAATCGTTTCCTTGGTTGGGACAAGCTACAAGATATTGCAATTGGCATAGCAAAAGGTATTGATTATCTTCACCAAGGGTGCGACCAACAAATCCTCCATTTTGATATCAAACCTCATAATGTTTTGCTAGATGAAAATttcaatccaaaaatttctgattttggtctTGCCAAGTTGTGCTCCAAGGATCAAAGTGCAGTGTCAATGACCACAGCCAGGGGGACCATGGGTTACATCGCACCAGAAGTGTTCTCTAGAAACTTTGGAAATGTTTCTTATAAATCTGATATCTATAGTTTCGGAATTTTATTGCTTGAAGTGGTAGGAGGGAGGAAGAATGTTGACATTACAGCGGAGAAAACTAGTCAAGTAGTTTACTTTCCAGAATGGATCTACAATTTCTTAGAACAAAAAGAAGACCTACGAGTCTTTATTGAGGATGATGGAGATGCtgaaattgcaaagaaacttgCAATTATTGGACTTTGGTGCATCCAATGGCATCCAGCGGATCGTCCTTCCATGAAAGTTGTGATTCAAATGTTAGAAGGAGGGCATGAACTAACTATGCCTCCTAATCCGTTTGCCTCAACAAATCCTACAAGACTGAAGCTAAACCAAGAGTTAGATGTCATCCTAGAACAAGAATAA
- the LOC132177232 gene encoding putative RING-H2 finger protein ATL21A, giving the protein MMGVCSLELRGISYFFILFLVFVVSLGEGQNGCHELIRCGGRGQNYTIRFPFRLDTQPDLCGYPIPGFTLSSTHTNDTVLQLPNFVKLFVENIDYKSQVIEVYDPVHCFPRQLRDLNLSSSPFLFKHQPYQYDYAFFNCSSNETHYYHAISCLSGPSHEVRAFSSVSNINNLPIASCKKMYTLPSISYYQLFDYDNILRLKWDSPKCGHCERKGKDVDEE; this is encoded by the coding sequence ATGATGGGTGTCTGCAGCTTAGAATTAAGGGGAATCTCATATTTCTTTATCTTGTTTCTGGTTTTCGTCGTAAGCCTTGGGGAAGGCCAAAATGGGTGCCATGAATTAATACGGTGTGGAGGCCGTGGCCAAAATTACACCATTCGATTTCCCTTCCGACTTGACACCCAGCCAGACCTCTGTGGGTATCCTATTCCTGGGTTTACTCTGTCATCCACTCACACAAATGACACGGTGCTGCAACTGCCAAATTTTGTGAAACTCTTTGTGGAAAATATTGACTACAAATCTCAGGTAATTGAAGTATACGACCCTGTCCATTGCTTTCCCAGACAGCTTCGAGATCTCAATTTGTCTTCCTCGCCTTTCCTGTTCAAACATCAACCGTACCAGTATGACTACGCCTTTTTCAATTGTTCCTCAAACGAAACACATTACTACCATGCGATCTCTTGTCTTAGTGGCCCAAGCCACGAAGTTCGTGCCTTCTCTTCGGTTTCTAACATCAACAATCTGCCCATAGCATCTTGTAAAAAGATGTATACTCTTCCATCAATTTCATATTATCAATTATTCGATTATGATAATATTTTGAGATTGAAGTGGGACAGTCCAAAGTGCGGACACTGTGAACGGAAAGGCAAGGATGTAGATGAAGAATAA
- the LOC132177233 gene encoding LEAF RUST 10 DISEASE-RESISTANCE LOCUS RECEPTOR-LIKE PROTEIN KINASE-like 1.2 has translation MAGLSAGLSALIVIVLVYESCSADDGHLCAPSSCGDIHNISYPFRLQHQPQNCGHPSYTLSCESNYQTVLNLYEGKYYVRQINYENYTIRVVDSGIHHLSIPLHFLNSKNFSDGDPYTSYDSYQQRRSSELSEGTVVFLMCENPVNSPFYLEASTCFSNNGEYSSNSSKMYRYVKVGRTNAADVEDSCQIDRMVPTSWPGNIACSDVHNALEYGFELSWLEFKCNQSCGSGQYCSLDDANGVHCERRYRYPLIESILRYVFSYGEASLSKKLVA, from the exons atggCAGGACTCTCTGCTGGACTCTCTGCCCTGATTGTTATTGTACTTGTCTATGAGAGCTGCAGTGCTGATGATGGTCATCTCTGTGCTCCTTCTTCCTGCGGCGATATCCATAACATAAGCTATCCCTTTCGATTACAACACCAACCACAAAACTGCGGCCACCCAAGTTATACCCTGTCTTGTGAGAGCAATTACCAGACAGTGTTAAACTTATATGAGGGAAAATACTATGTACGGCAAATCAATTACGAAAACTACACAATCCGAGTGGTAGACTCTGGTATTCATCACCTATCCATCCCTCTTCATTTTCTAAACAGCAAGAATTTCAGTGATGGGGATCCATATACCTCGTATGATTCGTATCAACAAAGGAGATCTAGCGAACTATCAGAGGGTACAGTGGTTTTCTTGATGTGTGAAAATCCGGTGAATTCCCCATTCTATTTGGAGGCTTCAACTTGCTTCAGCAATAATGGAGAGTATTCTTCCAACTCTTCCAAGATGTATAGATATGTTAAAGTCGGCAGAACGAATGCAGCGGATGTGGAGGACTCTTGCCAAATAGATCGAATGGTTCCGACATCGTGGCCAGGAAATATTGCCTGTTCAGACGTCCACAACGCATTGGAATATGGTTTTGAGCTTTCATGGCTCGAATTTAAGTGTAACCAAAGCTGCGGATCAGGACAGTACTGCTCCTTGGATGACGCGAATGGTGTTCATTGCGAGCGTCGATATCGATATCCACTAATTG AATCTATCCTACGCTACGTATTCTCCTACGGTGAGGCTTCTCTCTCAAAAAAGTTGGTTGCGTGA
- the LOC132176988 gene encoding rust resistance kinase Lr10-like, with product MYDAIEEFLQTHNNLMPIRYSYPEIKKMTKNFRVKLGEGGYGTVYKGTLRSGRLVAIKMLGKSKANGQDFINEVATIGRIHHVNVVQLIGFSIQGSKRALIYEFMPKGSLNKYIFSPEESVVLSYKKIFDIAIGIARGIEYLHRGCDMQILHFDIKPHNILLDENFNPKVSDFGLAKLYPIDNSIVSLTAARGTLGYIAPELFYRNIGGVSYKADVYSFGMLLMEMAGRRKNLNAFAEHSSQIYLPTWIYDQLHDGKDIEIEDAIEEEKKMIKKVIIVALWCIQMKPSDRPSMNNVLKMLEGELEYLQMPPKPSLSSLERPIMDAGENSNETSSSMQSDESSQSTHLFNAN from the coding sequence ATGTATGATGCTATTGAAGAATTTTTGCAAACCCACAACAATCTCATGCCAATAAGGTACTCTTACCCAGAAATTAAGAAGATGACCAAAAATTTTAGGGTCAAATTAGGTGAAGGAGGTTATGGCACTGTATATAAAGGAACGCTTCGAAGTGGCCGTCTTGTAGCTATAAAGATGTTGGGTAAATCCAAAGCTAATGGACAAGACTTTATAAATGAAGTTGCAACCATTGGAAGAATTCACCATGTTAATGTAGTGCAGCTTATTGGTTTTTCCATTCAAGGGTCAAAGCGGGCTCTTATATATGAATTCATGCCTAAAGGGTCTTTGAATAAGTACATTTTTTCACCAGAAGAAAGTGTTGTCCTAAGCTAcaagaaaatatttgatattgcTATTGGAATTGCTCGTGGGATTGAATATTTACATCGAGGATGTGACATgcaaattttgcattttgataTCAAGCCTCACAACATTCTTCTTGATGAGAATTTTAATCCTAAGGTTTCTGACTTTGGCCTTGCAAAACTGTATCCAATAGATAACAGCATTGTTTCTTTGACTGCAGCAAGAGGGACATTAGGATATATAGCCCCTGAGTTATTCTACAGAAACATTGGAGGCGTCTCCTACAAAgcagatgtttatagttttggaatGTTATTAATGGAAATGGCAGGTAGAAGAAAGAACTTAAATGCATTTGCAGAGCATTCAAGCCAAATTTACTTACCTACTTGGATCTATGACCAATTGCACGACGGAAAGGATATAGAAATTGAAGATGCCatagaggaggaaaagaaaatgattaagaaGGTGATCATAGTGGCACTATGGTGCATACAGATGAAGCCTAGCGATCGTCCTTCAATGAACAATGTCCTAAAAATGCTTGAAGGAGAACTTGAATACTTACAAATGCCTCCCAAGCCTTCTCTATCGTCACTAGAGAGACCCATAATGGATGCTGGAGAAAATTCGAATGAAACTTCCTCGTCAATGCAATCAGATGAATCAAGTCAATCCACTCATTTGTTTAATGCAAATTGA
- the LOC132176989 gene encoding phosphatidylinositol 3,4,5-trisphosphate 3-phosphatase and protein-tyrosine-phosphatase PTEN2A-like, whose product MTENRKVLNTNDLDGFDKRKLPSPGFQVEVVLVDSNGIVTSTPNTETAAKKTDESSGTSPASVDEGASRPSQNKDSKGRDKDDVFSDSEAEETGSSKSRQAEAASAARGTVINTTSSSETRTNSDQIASVSRETEHLSLGNTGPTQMHVDSERKSDAVGGAVPALEVPNTESEFKAMAADASVFTFGDDEDFESE is encoded by the exons ATGACGGAAAATAGAAAAGTTTTAAATACCAATGATCTTGACGGATTTGACAAG AGGAAACTGCCTTCCCCGGGATTTCAGGTTGAGGTTGTTCTGGTAGATTCCAACGGCATTGTTACTTCAACACCCAACACTGAAACTGCTGCCAAGAAAACAGATGAAAGCTCGGGGACTTCTCCTGCATCAGTTGATGAGGGTGCATCCAGACCAAGCCAAAACAAAGACTCGAAAGGTCGTGATAAAGATGACGTTTTTTCGGATAGTGAGGCAGAGGAAACCGGTTCTTCAAAGAGCAGGCAAGCAGAAGCAGCTTCTGCAGCAAGAGGAACTGTCATCAATACCACCTCCAGTTCTGAGACTAGGACAAATTCAGATCAAATTGCAAGTGTATCTCGTGAGACTGAACATTTATCTCTGGGAAACACTGGCCCAACACAGATGCATGTTGATAGTGAGCGTAAAAGTGATGCTGTTGGTGGAGCTGTACCAGCCCTTGAGGTGCCCAACACAGAAAGTGAATTCAAGGCAATGGCTGCTGATGCTTCTGTCTTTACATTTGGAGATGATGAGGACTTCGAAAGTGAATAA
- the LOC132177235 gene encoding uncharacterized protein LOC132177235 → MAGLSAGLSALIVIVLVYESCSADDGHRCAPSSCGDIHNISYPFRLQHQPQNCGLPNYTLSCDSNYQTVLDLYAGKYYVRQINYENYTIRVVDSGIHHLSIPLHFLNSKNFSDGDPYTSYESYPRWRSSELSEGTVVFLMCENPVNSPFYLEASTCFSNNGEYSSNSSKMYRYVKVGRTKAADVEDSCQIDRMVPTSWPGNIACSDVHNALEYGFELSWLEFKCNQSCGSGQYCSLDDANGVHCERRYRYPLIESILRYVFSYGEASLSKKLVA, encoded by the exons atggCAGGACTCTCTGCTGGACTCTCTGCCCTGATTGTTATTGTACTTGTCTATGAGAGCTGCAGTGCTGATGATGGTCATCGCTGTGCTCCTTCTTCCTGCGGCGATATCCATAACATAAGCTATCCCTTTCGATTACAACACCAACCACAAAACTGCGGCCTCCCAAATTATACCCTGTCTTGTGATAGCAATTACCAAACAGTGTTAGACTTATATGCCGGAAAATACTACGTACGGCAAATCAATTACGAAAACTACACAATCCGAGTGGTAGACTCTGGTATTCATCACCTATCCATCCCTCTTCATTTTCTAAACAGCAAGAATTTCAGTGATGGGGATCCATATACCTCGTATGAGTCGTATCCACGATGGAGATCTAGCGAACTATCAGAGGGTACAGTGGTTTTCTTGATGTGTGAAAATCCGGTGAATTCCCCATTCTATTTGGAGGCTTCAACTTGCTTCAGTAATAATGGAGAGTATTCTTCCAACTCTTCCAAGATGTATAGATATGTTAAAGTCGGCAGAACGAAAGCAGCGGATGTGGAGGACTCTTGCCAAATAGATCGAATGGTTCCGACATCGTGGCCAGGAAATATTGCCTGTTCAGACGTCCACAACGCATTGGAATATGGTTTTGAGCTTTCATGGCTCGAATTTAAGTGTAACCAAAGCTGCGGATCAGGACAGTACTGCTCCTTGGATGACGCGAATGGTGTTCATTGCGAGCGTCGATATCGATATCCACTAATTG AATCTATCCTACGCTACGTATTCTCCTACGGTGAGGCTTCTCTCTCAAAAAAGTTGGTTGCGTGA
- the LOC132177334 gene encoding rust resistance kinase Lr10-like → MMGVCSLELRGISYFFILFLVFVVSLGEGQNGCHELIRCGGRGQNYTIRFPFRLDTQPDDCGYPIPGFTLSSTHTNDTVLQLPNFVKFFVENIDYKSQVIEVYDPDNCFPRQLRDLNLSSSPFLFKHQPYQYDYAFFNCSSKETQAVDAIFCLSGPSHEVRAFYSDSDINDLPIASCKKMYTLPSISNDQLFGYDNILRLKWDSPKCGHCERKGKGCRLKSNSNESETECFSKHSKGVLLKLKITGIVFSSFLSILAIFALYRIYSYDKAEKENQAKIKTFLEDYKNFKPTRFSYSDIKRITNQFVEKLGEGAYGTVFKGKLSNEVHVAVKMIMNTSKENGEEFINEVGTMGRIHHVNVVRLVGFCADGFRRALVYEFLPNYSLEKFISSVDTKNRFFGWDKLQDIAIGIAKGIDYLHQGCDQQILHFDIKPHNVLLDENFNPKISDFGLAKLCSKDQSAVSMTTARGTLGYIAPEVFSRNFGNVSYKSDIYSFGILLLEVVGGRKNVDITAENTSQVYFPEWIYNFLEQKEDLRVFIEDDEDAEIAKKLAIIGLWCIQWHPVDRPSMKVIIQMLEGGHKLTMPPNPFASTSPTRPKLDQKLDVILEQE, encoded by the exons ATGATGGGTGTCTGCAGCTTAGAATTAAGGGGAATCTCATATTTCTTTATCTTGTTTCTGGTTTTCGTCGTAAGCCTTGGGGAAGGCCAAAATGGGTGCCATGAATTAATACGGTGTGGAGGCCGTGGCCAAAATTACACCATTCGATTTCCCTTCCGACTTGACACCCAGCCAGACGACTGTGGGTATCCTATTCCTGGGTTTACTCTATCATCCACTCACACAAATGACACGGTGCTGCAACTGCCAaattttgtgaaattctttGTGGAAAATATTGACTACAAATCTCAGGTAATTGAAGTATACGACCCTGACAATTGCTTTCCCAGACAGCTTCGAGATCTCAATTTGTCTTCCTCGCCTTTCCTGTTCAAACATCAACCGTACCAGTATGACTACGCCTTTTTCAATTGTTCCTCAAAAGAAACACAAGCAGTCGACGCGATCTTTTGTCTTAGTGGCCCAAGCCACGAAGTTCGTGCCTTCTATTCGGATTCTGACATCAACGATCTGCCCATAGCATCTTGTAAAAAGATGTATACTCTtccatcaatttcaaatgatCAATTATTCGGTTATGATAATATTTTGAGATTGAAGTGGGACAGTCCAAAGTGCGGACACTGTGAACGGAAAGGCAAGGGATGTAGATTGAAGAGTAATAGCAATGAATCAGAAACTGAGTGCTTCTCCAAACATTCTAAAg GTGTATTATTGAAGTTGAAGATCACTG GTATCGTCTTTAGTTCATTTCTATCAATACTAGCGATCTTTGCTCTCTACCGTATCTACAGCTATGAcaaagcagaaaaagaaaatcaagctaagatcaaaacatttttggagGATTACAAAAATTTCAAGCCCACCAGATTCTCGTATTCTGATATTAAGAGAATTACAAATCAATTTGTCGAAAAACTAGGTGAGGGTGCTTATGGAACAGTCTTCAAAGGAAAGCTTTCAAATGAAGTCCATGTTGCGGTGAAGATGATCATGAACACTTCTAAAGAAAACGGGGAAGAATTCATAAATGAAGTAGGGACAATGGGCAGGATTCATCATGTTAATGTAGTTCGCTTGGTTGGCTTCTGTGCAGATGGATTTCGACGTGCTCTAGTTTATGAGTTCTTACCAAATTATTCACTAGAGAAGTTTATATCTTCCGTGGACACTAAAAATCGTTTCTTTGGTTGGGACAAGCTGCAAGATATTGCAATTGGCATAGCAAAAGGTATTGATTATCTTCACCAAGGGTGCGACCAACAAATCCTCCATTTTGATATCAAGCCTCATAATGTTTTGCTAGATGAAAATttcaatccaaaaatttctgattttggtctTGCCAAGTTGTGTTCCAAGGATCAAAGTGCAGTGTCCATGACCACAGCCAGGGGGACCTTGGGTTACATCGCACCAGAAGTGTTCTCTAGGAACTTTGGAAATGTTTCTTATAAATCCGATATCTATAGTTTCGGAATTTTATTGCTTGAAGTGGTAGGAGGGAGAAAGAATGTTGACATTACAGCGGAGAACACTAGTCAAGTTTACTTTCCAGAATGGATCTACAATTTCTTAGAACAAAAAGAAGACTTACGAGTGTTTattgaagatgatgaagatgctgaaattgcaaagaaacttgCAATTATTGGACTTTGGTGCATCCAATGGCACCCAGTGGATCGTCCTTCCATGAAAGTTATAATTCAAATGTTAGAAGGAGGACATAAACTAACTATGCCTCCTAATCCATTTGCCTCGACAAGTCCCACAAGACCAAAGCTAGACCAAAAGTTAGATGTCATCCTAGAACAAGAATAA